A single region of the Salvia miltiorrhiza cultivar Shanhuang (shh) chromosome 8, IMPLAD_Smil_shh, whole genome shotgun sequence genome encodes:
- the LOC131000088 gene encoding heavy metal-associated isoprenylated plant protein 3, whose protein sequence is MGEKKEKESGGITVVLKADFHCDGCASKVIKCIRSVDGVEAVTIDGQKITVVGRVDPAKLRDKVEQKTHKKVELISPQPKKDGGEKEKGKDSGGGDGKNEKKKDNEGKKSNDKSDQKKEPPLTTAVLKLNLHCDGCIHKIYKTVTKTKGYKDMKIDTQKDLVTVTGSIDMKALADVLQKQLKRDVAIVPPKNEGEKKEKGGGDGKGKSGGDGGGDGGDENVHGNKMQAPPPGYPYPFISGPGHAVGDQFHYNPYGAQLLHAPQIFSDENPNACSVM, encoded by the exons ATGGGAGAG aagaaggagaaggagagTGGAGGAATCACCGTCGTGCTGAAAGCTGACTTCCACTGCGACGGCTGCGCTTCAAAAGTTATTAAGTGCATTCGCTCCGTTGATG GCGTCGAGGCTGTGACGATCGACGGCCAGAAGATCACGGTTGTTGGAAGGGTGGATCCGGCGAAGCTCCGGGATAAAGTCGAGCAGAAAACGCACAAGAAGGTGGAGCTGATCTCGCCGCAACCGAAAAAGGATGGCGGCGAGAAGGAGAAAGGCAAAGatagcggcggcggcgatggcaaaaatgagaagaaaaaggATAACGAAGGCAAAAAATCGAACGATAAATCCGATCAGAAAAAAGAG CCACCACTGACGACGGCGGTTCTGAAGCTGAATCTGCACTGCGACGGATGCATTCACAAAATCTACAAAACTGTCACCAAAACTAAAG GTTATAAGGATATGAAGATCGACACGCAGAAAGATCTGGTGACGGTGACCGGATCCATTGACATGAAGGCGCTGGCTGATGTGCTGCAGAAGCAGCTGAAGAGAGACGTGGCGATCGTGCCGCCGAAGAATGAAGGcgagaagaaagagaaaggcGGCGGCGATGGGAAAGGGAAGAGCGGCGGCGACGGTGGTGGAGACGGTGGCGATGAGAATGTGCACGGAAACAAGATGCAGGCTCCGCCGCCGGGGTACCCGTACCCGTTTATATCCGGGCCGGGTCACGCCGTTGGCGACCAATTTCACTACAATCCGTATGGGGCCCAGTTGCTGCATGCCCCTCAAATTTTCAGCGACGAGAATCCCAACGCTTGCAGTGTTATGTAA